The following are from one region of the Halarcobacter sp. genome:
- a CDS encoding 5-formyltetrahydrofolate cyclo-ligase: MERNHKSDFRKSCIKRLEFTSRFLKFSKEKKTVEKLKRIINKYDAKNILLYIPMDMEVDVLPLINNLRKEQKNVYVPFMVGDSFKLVKYRLPLEAKKFGIKEPKNSFCINKKIDLAVVPVVGIDKECKRIGFGRGMYDRFFYRLKYKPITVFTQLTLCKTNETLTDKYDIRADYIITS, translated from the coding sequence ATGGAAAGAAATCACAAAAGTGATTTTAGAAAATCGTGTATAAAAAGATTAGAGTTTACAAGCCGTTTTTTAAAGTTTAGCAAAGAGAAAAAAACAGTAGAAAAATTAAAAAGAATTATAAACAAATATGATGCAAAAAATATTTTGTTATATATTCCTATGGATATGGAAGTAGATGTACTTCCTTTGATAAATAATTTACGTAAGGAACAAAAAAATGTTTATGTTCCTTTTATGGTTGGGGATAGTTTTAAATTAGTAAAGTATAGATTGCCACTAGAAGCCAAAAAATTTGGTATAAAAGAGCCAAAAAACTCTTTTTGCATTAATAAAAAAATCGACTTAGCTGTAGTGCCTGTAGTGGGCATAGATAAAGAGTGCAAAAGAATTGGTTTTGGTCGTGGAATGTATGATAGGTTTTTTTATAGGTTGAAATACAAACCAATTACTGTTTTCACTCAATTGACACTTTGTAAAACAAATGAAACTCTAACAGATAAATACGATATTCGGGCTGATTATATAATTACAAGTTAA
- a CDS encoding TlpA disulfide reductase family protein, translated as MQFKKIAFFIISVILVVTGCDSKKDEKKETIEKKEVKFEITSQLMPKITIEKTAEGIDFKELKGKVVLLNFFATWCPPCKAEIPHLVNLKNKYKDNFEIIAINMGEKNGVLSEDEKIQNFIKEYNINYNVSNHTNNFKIAEMMDKVEIIPTMFLFDTTGKTVQKYVGIVPEEMMETDIKRALRK; from the coding sequence ATGCAGTTTAAAAAAATCGCATTTTTTATAATTTCAGTTATCTTAGTGGTTACTGGATGTGATTCAAAAAAAGACGAGAAAAAAGAAACAATAGAAAAAAAAGAGGTAAAGTTTGAAATAACTTCACAATTAATGCCAAAAATCACTATTGAAAAAACAGCAGAAGGAATTGACTTTAAAGAGTTAAAAGGTAAAGTTGTATTATTAAACTTTTTTGCAACATGGTGTCCTCCATGTAAAGCTGAAATTCCCCATTTAGTCAACTTAAAGAACAAATATAAAGACAATTTTGAGATTATTGCTATTAATATGGGTGAAAAAAATGGTGTCTTATCAGAAGATGAAAAAATTCAAAACTTTATAAAAGAATATAATATAAATTATAATGTCTCAAATCATACTAATAATTTTAAAATAGCTGAAATGATGGACAAAGTTGAGATAATTCCTACAATGTTTCTTTTTGATACAACAGGTAAAACTGTACAAAAATATGTAGGGATAGTTCCTGAAGAGATGATGGAAACAGACATAAAAAGAGCACTTAGGAAATAA
- the ftsY gene encoding signal recognition particle-docking protein FtsY codes for MFSFFKKKEEEQNLEQQELEENKVLEEETKEEESKSFFGKALSKTFENIKTVVPHKKEKISFDDIEELLIEADMEYEIIEKAMDGLPDMITRKQLRHRLVMLFEHAPDVDLSNLPRPFVRLIIGVNGAGKTTTIAKLANRTKKAGESVILGAGDTFRAAAIEQLSTWAQKLDVPIIKTKQGHDASAVAYDTISSAMAKNIDNVIIDTAGRLQTQTNLSNELKKIVKVCSKAMENAPHQKLMILDGTQGNTAIAQAKAFNEMVGVDGIIVTKLDGTAKGGALFSISNQLELPIFYVGIGESAEDLIEFSPDNFVDSLLDEIYTEEK; via the coding sequence ATGTTTAGTTTTTTTAAGAAAAAAGAAGAAGAACAAAATTTAGAACAACAAGAGTTAGAAGAAAATAAAGTTTTAGAAGAAGAGACCAAAGAGGAAGAATCTAAAAGTTTTTTTGGCAAAGCTTTATCAAAAACTTTTGAAAATATAAAAACTGTTGTTCCCCACAAAAAAGAGAAAATATCTTTTGATGATATTGAAGAGTTATTAATTGAAGCAGATATGGAATATGAAATCATAGAAAAAGCTATGGATGGACTTCCAGATATGATTACAAGAAAACAGTTAAGACATAGACTTGTAATGCTTTTTGAACATGCGCCTGATGTAGATTTATCAAACCTTCCAAGACCTTTTGTAAGACTTATAATTGGAGTTAATGGTGCAGGAAAAACAACTACAATTGCAAAACTTGCAAATAGAACTAAAAAAGCTGGAGAGTCGGTAATTTTAGGTGCAGGAGATACTTTTAGAGCTGCTGCAATTGAACAATTATCAACTTGGGCACAAAAACTTGATGTTCCAATTATAAAAACAAAACAAGGGCATGATGCAAGTGCAGTTGCGTACGATACTATATCTTCAGCAATGGCTAAAAATATTGATAATGTTATCATTGATACAGCTGGGCGTTTACAAACACAAACAAACTTAAGTAATGAGTTAAAAAAGATAGTAAAAGTTTGTTCTAAAGCTATGGAAAATGCACCTCATCAAAAACTAATGATTTTAGATGGAACACAAGGTAATACTGCAATTGCACAAGCCAAAGCCTTTAATGAGATGGTTGGTGTTGATGGTATTATTGTTACAAAACTTGATGGAACAGCAAAAGGTGGAGCACTTTTTTCTATTTCAAATCAATTAGAACTACCAATTTTTTATGTTGGTATTGGAGAAAGCGCTGAAGACTTAATTGAATTTAGTCCTGATAATTTCGTTGACTCGTTATTAGATGAGATATATACGGAAGAAAAATAG
- a CDS encoding cache domain-containing protein — protein MKIFDSKINRYIFLVLVITAIILSFIFYKLTQIDKNDNLLSQLENGLTTTRYLFEEQKRYALSLSLLLSQDQELKNSFLKKDRRQSFIIVNKKINLLKKLQNSSFDVQIHNKDLTTYIRSWDFTKKDIPLESFRQGLVKVAKENKPLVSIELGKRLNIKAISPIFNNNEQIGSIEVIIGFDYLENELKQKGYETFILLENSYLNIADTLIENKKIQNYTLVNDNKNNISSLEKFNLEKLKDYGYFTSEKKAFSYFSIYSLNREKLGYIIIALSNDDNIIIDNSYEKKRVINNSGIIIE, from the coding sequence TTGAAAATATTTGATTCTAAAATTAACCGTTATATCTTTTTAGTATTAGTTATTACAGCTATTATACTCTCTTTTATTTTCTATAAATTAACACAAATTGATAAAAATGATAATCTATTATCGCAACTTGAAAATGGACTAACTACAACAAGATACTTATTTGAAGAACAAAAAAGATATGCTTTATCTTTATCTTTATTATTATCTCAAGATCAAGAATTAAAAAATAGTTTTCTAAAAAAAGATAGAAGGCAAAGTTTTATAATAGTAAATAAAAAAATCAATCTTCTTAAAAAACTTCAAAACAGTAGTTTTGATGTACAAATACATAATAAAGATTTAACAACATATATTAGAAGCTGGGATTTTACTAAAAAAGATATTCCCCTTGAATCTTTTAGACAGGGTTTAGTGAAAGTTGCAAAAGAAAATAAACCTTTAGTCTCTATAGAATTGGGAAAACGTTTAAATATAAAAGCTATCTCCCCTATTTTTAATAATAATGAACAGATTGGTTCAATTGAGGTAATTATAGGTTTTGATTATTTAGAAAATGAATTAAAACAAAAAGGGTATGAAACCTTTATTCTTTTGGAAAATAGTTATCTAAACATAGCTGATACTTTAATAGAAAATAAAAAAATTCAAAACTATACTTTGGTAAATGATAATAAAAATAATATCAGCTCTTTAGAAAAATTTAATTTAGAAAAATTAAAAGATTATGGTTATTTCACAAGTGAAAAAAAAGCATTTAGCTATTTTTCCATCTATTCTTTAAATAGGGAAAAACTAGGATATATAATAATTGCTTTATCAAATGATGATAATATAATTATAGATAACTCTTATGAGAAAAAAAGAGTAATAAACAACAGCGGGATTATAATAGAATGA
- a CDS encoding response regulator transcription factor: protein MNILLLEDDYDYKNSIKEYLETLNYQVDDFDNGTEAFDAIYEKNYHLLILDIRVPGLNGYEIVKSLREDKNNIPVIFITSLTDINNLSMGYELGCNDYIKKPFSPKELKYRVEQLIKSFYFTLNENRLKINEDFSYDISTMQLYKNEQLVNLTKKELEIVFLLITNKNSYVSIEQLRCEVWNEKYMNEADIRVFIKNIRDKTSKDLIETKRGIGYKIARVS, encoded by the coding sequence ATGAATATACTTTTGTTAGAAGATGATTATGATTATAAAAACAGTATTAAAGAATACTTAGAAACATTAAATTATCAAGTTGATGATTTTGATAATGGAACTGAAGCCTTTGATGCAATATATGAAAAAAACTATCACCTCTTGATTTTAGATATAAGAGTTCCTGGTCTTAATGGTTATGAAATAGTAAAAAGCCTAAGGGAAGATAAAAACAATATCCCAGTTATTTTTATAACCTCTTTAACAGATATAAATAATCTTAGTATGGGATATGAATTAGGATGTAATGATTATATAAAAAAACCTTTTTCCCCAAAAGAATTAAAATACAGAGTTGAGCAACTTATAAAATCTTTTTATTTTACGCTAAATGAAAATAGATTAAAAATAAATGAAGATTTTTCTTATGATATCTCTACTATGCAATTGTATAAAAATGAACAATTAGTAAACTTAACAAAAAAAGAATTAGAGATAGTTTTTTTACTTATTACAAATAAAAACAGCTATGTAAGTATAGAACAACTTAGATGTGAAGTTTGGAATGAAAAATATATGAATGAGGCAGATATTAGAGTTTTTATTAAAAATATTAGAGATAAAACTTCAAAAGATTTAATAGAAACCAAACGTGGTATAGGATATAAAATTGCAAGAGTTAGTTAG
- a CDS encoding HAMP domain-containing sensor histidine kinase, protein MQELVSKNHLTKLSLAYTFLIIILICIPAYFYMQSEIQSYKYNQKAQLEYQGLNIQRAIYDFNNSKNDIFYFPKSFSYDAYLYDKNNNLIYSTMNKNLDNKDTISKKYILNTNRLNAHSLVLIKELNLNEIYLKISILTISIGLFIFISAYIILKQTITPYKKANKYLDRFFNDAMHEIKTPLGVLQLNLELLEEKDKNSNEVKRSLNAVKSLLLTYEDIEYLIKQKRVAYSKEIVDFSIFLKHRIEMFESLAFSKKIQIEQNIEDNINIEINRIELQRIIDNTISNAIKYSNESSKVIIKLYKNENIYFSVEDFGIGITDTEKIFNRYHREESIKGGFGIGLNIVKNICKKNFIEIDVESEKDKGSKFTYSIS, encoded by the coding sequence TTGCAAGAGTTAGTTAGTAAAAACCATTTAACAAAACTCTCCCTTGCTTATACTTTTTTAATCATTATATTAATTTGTATACCTGCATACTTTTATATGCAAAGTGAGATTCAAAGCTATAAATATAATCAAAAAGCCCAGTTAGAATATCAAGGTTTAAATATTCAAAGGGCAATTTACGATTTCAATAACTCAAAGAATGATATATTTTATTTTCCTAAATCTTTTAGTTATGATGCTTATTTGTATGACAAAAACAATAATCTAATCTACTCAACTATGAATAAAAACTTAGATAATAAAGATACTATTTCAAAAAAATATATTTTAAATACAAATAGATTAAATGCCCACTCTTTAGTTTTAATAAAAGAATTAAACTTAAATGAGATATATTTAAAAATATCAATCCTTACAATATCTATTGGTCTTTTTATATTTATTAGTGCTTATATAATATTAAAACAAACAATCACTCCATACAAAAAAGCAAATAAATATCTAGATAGATTTTTCAATGATGCAATGCACGAAATAAAAACCCCTTTGGGTGTTTTACAATTAAATCTTGAATTACTTGAGGAGAAAGATAAAAATTCAAATGAAGTCAAAAGATCTCTAAATGCAGTAAAATCACTTCTTTTAACATATGAAGATATAGAATACTTAATAAAACAAAAAAGGGTAGCCTATTCAAAAGAGATTGTAGATTTTAGTATATTTTTAAAACATAGAATTGAGATGTTTGAAAGTTTAGCTTTTTCAAAAAAAATCCAAATTGAACAAAATATAGAAGATAATATAAATATTGAAATAAATAGAATTGAACTACAAAGAATAATTGATAATACAATCTCAAATGCAATTAAATATTCAAATGAGAGTTCCAAAGTTATTATAAAACTATACAAAAATGAAAATATCTATTTTAGTGTGGAAGATTTTGGTATAGGTATAACAGATACAGAAAAAATATTTAATAGATACCATAGAGAAGAGAGTATCAAGGGTGGTTTTGGTATTGGTTTAAATATAGTAAAAAATATCTGCAAAAAAAACTTTATAGAGATAGATGTTGAATCTGAAAAAGACAAAGGTTCAAAGTTTACATATTCAATATCTTAA
- a CDS encoding c-type cytochrome, giving the protein MKKLILFLGLATLVFGLEYKAPANYPTGEVGKLVKLGEDIVNNTDTHPLTKDLVGNKLQCKSCHLKGADGKVGTGEGISSWIGTAAAFPAWSKREKTVQSLQDRSNNCFMRSMNGKRPIIDTEASMAIAAYITWLSEGTTIKMNEKGPWSEHNTKLYPKAVKHFKAIQKKATHENYVAGKDVYAKRCASCHGINGAGIPGAFPPLWGKDADGKWLAYNTGAGMSKLDKAAAWVKSNMPLGQGGSLSDQEVADVVLYMNAQERADFDLQKGLLPKEEMGYYNSKVLEEKHSVESNFKALGLDLQTIKNGK; this is encoded by the coding sequence ATGAAAAAGTTAATTCTTTTTTTAGGTCTAGCAACACTAGTTTTTGGTTTGGAGTATAAAGCACCTGCTAATTACCCAACAGGAGAAGTAGGAAAATTAGTTAAACTTGGAGAGGATATTGTAAATAATACAGATACTCATCCATTGACAAAAGATTTAGTTGGAAATAAACTACAATGTAAAAGCTGTCACTTAAAAGGTGCAGATGGAAAAGTTGGAACAGGAGAAGGAATCTCTAGTTGGATTGGAACAGCTGCTGCTTTCCCTGCATGGTCAAAAAGAGAAAAAACAGTTCAATCTTTACAAGATAGATCAAATAACTGTTTTATGAGAAGTATGAATGGTAAAAGACCAATTATTGATACTGAAGCAAGTATGGCTATTGCTGCATATATCACTTGGTTATCAGAGGGAACTACTATTAAAATGAATGAAAAAGGTCCTTGGAGTGAACATAATACAAAACTATATCCTAAAGCTGTAAAACACTTCAAAGCTATTCAGAAAAAAGCTACACATGAAAACTATGTAGCAGGTAAAGATGTATATGCAAAAAGATGTGCTTCATGTCATGGAATAAATGGTGCAGGTATCCCTGGTGCATTCCCTCCATTATGGGGAAAAGATGCAGATGGTAAATGGTTAGCTTATAACACAGGTGCTGGTATGAGTAAACTTGATAAAGCTGCAGCATGGGTTAAATCAAATATGCCTTTAGGTCAAGGTGGAAGCTTAAGTGATCAAGAAGTTGCAGATGTTGTTTTATATATGAATGCACAAGAAAGAGCAGACTTTGATTTACAAAAAGGTTTATTACCAAAAGAAGAAATGGGTTATTATAACTCAAAAGTTTTAGAAGAAAAACATAGTGTAGAATCTAACTTTAAAGCATTAGGATTAGATTTACAAACAATCAAAAATGGTAAATAG
- a CDS encoding YqiA/YcfP family alpha/beta fold hydrolase, which produces MIIYIHGFGSSGFGGKASLFREYFEDEVITPSLSYVPNLAIDTLEQIIEAFLNKDEKVALVGSSLGGFYSIYLANKYNLKAVLINPAVYPYKTLDKIGMAMNYYDGSSFEVTKEHIDSLKAIEVTQIENQENFLTLLQTEDEVLDYSEAADKLNESELIIEEGGNHSFENIESYFRKIGSFLGV; this is translated from the coding sequence ATGATTATATATATACATGGATTTGGAAGTAGTGGTTTTGGTGGGAAAGCTTCACTTTTTAGGGAATATTTTGAAGATGAGGTTATTACACCTTCTTTATCTTATGTTCCTAATTTGGCAATTGATACTTTGGAGCAAATAATTGAAGCTTTTTTAAACAAAGATGAAAAGGTAGCTTTAGTTGGGTCATCTTTAGGGGGATTTTATTCAATCTATTTAGCTAATAAATATAATTTGAAAGCTGTTTTAATAAACCCTGCTGTGTATCCATATAAAACTCTTGATAAGATTGGAATGGCTATGAATTATTATGATGGTAGCTCTTTTGAGGTAACTAAAGAGCATATTGATTCTTTAAAAGCTATAGAAGTTACACAAATAGAAAATCAAGAAAATTTTTTAACACTTCTTCAAACTGAAGATGAAGTTTTAGATTATAGTGAAGCTGCTGATAAATTAAATGAAAGTGAACTTATAATAGAAGAGGGTGGAAATCATTCTTTTGAAAATATCGAAAGTTATTTTAGAAAAATAGGGTCATTTTTAGGGGTGTAA
- a CDS encoding RNase H family protein, which produces MKNIKLFCDGSVNPKTKIGFGSYFIYDENKDKQDIEIKKFLETSSTKLEMEVLLWALEEKELVNIKVYVYTDCQNILKLLDRREKLEKNNYLTSTGKMVNNTVLYKKFYLKYDNLDLEFIKVKGHKKSVLKDEIDNLFNLVDKASRKALREFNKKEEI; this is translated from the coding sequence ATGAAAAATATAAAATTATTTTGTGATGGAAGTGTTAATCCAAAAACAAAAATAGGTTTTGGATCATATTTTATTTATGATGAAAACAAAGATAAACAAGATATAGAAATAAAAAAATTTCTTGAAACTTCTTCTACTAAACTAGAAATGGAAGTTTTACTTTGGGCTTTAGAAGAAAAAGAGTTAGTGAATATAAAAGTATATGTATATACTGACTGTCAAAATATTTTAAAACTTTTAGATAGAAGAGAAAAGTTAGAAAAGAATAATTATTTAACCAGTACAGGTAAGATGGTTAATAACACAGTTTTATATAAAAAATTTTATTTAAAATATGATAATTTGGATTTAGAATTTATAAAAGTTAAAGGGCATAAAAAATCAGTTTTAAAAGATGAAATTGATAATTTATTTAATCTTGTAGATAAAGCTTCTAGAAAGGCTTTAAGGGAATTTAATAAAAAAGAGGAAATATGA
- a CDS encoding tRNA-uridine aminocarboxypropyltransferase, producing MCKHINSIDTKTRFIILMHPKEYRKTKNGTGHFTNLSLKNSQIYIGIDFSNHEKINEIIDNPNINSYVLYPGENSIELNSQELPKDSKENVIFIIDSTWPCSKKMIRLSKNIASLPKVSFKYTQESNFKIKTQPNLYCLSTIESVFCVLKLLNNQKIENINESQFENFLKPFDEMVEYQLTCAKKSQIRNKTII from the coding sequence ATGTGTAAACATATAAATAGTATTGATACAAAAACTAGATTTATAATATTGATGCATCCAAAAGAGTATAGAAAAACAAAAAATGGAACAGGACACTTTACAAATCTTTCTTTAAAAAATTCACAAATATATATTGGTATTGATTTTTCAAATCATGAAAAAATTAATGAGATAATTGATAATCCAAATATTAATTCCTATGTTCTTTATCCAGGGGAAAATAGTATAGAATTAAATTCACAAGAGTTACCTAAAGATAGTAAAGAGAATGTGATTTTTATTATTGATTCAACTTGGCCTTGTTCTAAAAAGATGATTAGGCTAAGTAAAAATATAGCTTCTTTGCCAAAGGTTAGTTTTAAATATACACAAGAGTCAAATTTTAAAATCAAAACACAACCAAATCTATATTGTTTATCAACTATTGAATCTGTTTTTTGCGTATTAAAGTTACTTAACAACCAAAAAATAGAAAATATAAATGAATCTCAATTTGAAAATTTTTTAAAGCCATTTGATGAAATGGTTGAATATCAGTTAACTTGTGCAAAAAAATCTCAAATTAGAAATAAAACTATAATCTAA
- a CDS encoding antibiotic biosynthesis monooxygenase, with translation MIRVIYKWRVEKEDFDAFKEAWSIATNKIHETTKGARGSFMIKSFEDETLISTVARWDNLEQWKAFWTIKPPKEMEKMRKIAEFISSEAYEEIEDYTF, from the coding sequence ATGATTAGAGTTATCTATAAATGGAGAGTTGAAAAAGAGGATTTTGATGCTTTTAAAGAGGCTTGGAGTATTGCAACAAATAAAATTCACGAAACTACAAAGGGAGCTAGAGGAAGTTTTATGATTAAGTCTTTTGAAGATGAGACATTGATTTCTACAGTTGCTAGATGGGATAATCTTGAACAATGGAAAGCCTTTTGGACAATTAAGCCACCTAAAGAGATGGAAAAGATGAGAAAAATTGCAGAGTTTATATCTTCTGAAGCATATGAAGAAATAGAGGATTATACTTTTTAA
- the radA gene encoding DNA repair protein RadA produces the protein MAKKKTSLFECQHCGEQSAKWLGKCPNCGSWDSFIELNQEQQEVLKQTAKVVNTTSKATPITQIQQDDVTRFSSYNDEFDLVLGGGIVPGSLTLIGGSPGVGKSTLLLKVAGSIAKSGKKVLYVSGEESSGQIKLRANRLDANHDKLYLLSEIKLEEILDELLRDEYEVCIIDSIQTIYSSAITSAPGSVSQVREITFELMRKAKESDIAMFIIGHITKDGSIAGPRVLEHMVDTVLYFEGEASRELRMLRGFKNRFGSTSEIGIFEMTQEGLISAKDIASKFFDKSKAQSGSALTVVMEGSRALIIEVQALVTESTYPNPKRTATGFDGNRLNMLLALLEKKIDLPLNHYDVFVNISGGIKIKESSADLAVIAAIISSFRDRPISKESTFIGEVSLTGEIKDVYSIDLRLKEAQAQGIRKAVIAQKTNLKLDLKTFAVDEVSKMIELF, from the coding sequence ATGGCTAAGAAAAAAACATCATTATTTGAGTGTCAACATTGTGGAGAACAAAGTGCAAAATGGTTAGGTAAATGTCCAAATTGTGGTTCTTGGGACTCATTTATTGAATTAAATCAAGAGCAACAAGAGGTTTTAAAACAAACTGCAAAAGTTGTAAATACTACTTCAAAAGCAACTCCAATAACACAAATTCAACAAGATGATGTAACAAGATTTTCTTCATACAACGATGAATTTGATTTAGTTTTAGGTGGAGGAATTGTTCCTGGAAGTTTAACTTTAATTGGTGGAAGTCCAGGAGTTGGAAAATCTACACTTCTTTTAAAAGTAGCAGGAAGTATTGCAAAGTCTGGCAAAAAAGTTTTATATGTATCAGGGGAAGAAAGCTCAGGACAGATTAAACTTCGTGCAAATAGACTTGATGCAAACCATGATAAATTATATCTTTTAAGTGAAATAAAACTTGAAGAGATACTTGATGAACTATTAAGAGATGAGTATGAAGTTTGTATCATAGACTCAATTCAAACAATTTATTCTAGTGCTATTACATCAGCGCCAGGTTCAGTTTCACAAGTAAGAGAGATCACTTTTGAGCTTATGAGAAAAGCAAAAGAGAGTGATATCGCAATGTTTATAATTGGTCATATCACAAAAGATGGAAGTATTGCAGGACCAAGAGTTTTAGAACATATGGTTGATACTGTTTTATATTTTGAAGGGGAAGCAAGTAGAGAATTAAGAATGTTAAGAGGTTTTAAAAACAGATTTGGTTCAACTTCTGAAATAGGTATTTTTGAGATGACCCAAGAGGGACTAATTTCTGCAAAAGATATAGCTTCAAAGTTTTTTGATAAAAGTAAAGCCCAAAGTGGTTCAGCTTTAACTGTAGTTATGGAAGGAAGTCGTGCTCTTATAATTGAAGTTCAAGCTTTAGTTACAGAATCAACTTATCCAAACCCAAAAAGAACAGCTACAGGTTTTGATGGAAACAGATTAAATATGCTTTTAGCTTTACTTGAAAAGAAAATCGATTTACCTTTAAATCATTATGATGTATTTGTAAATATAAGTGGTGGTATAAAGATTAAAGAGAGTTCCGCTGATTTAGCAGTAATCGCTGCAATTATTAGTTCATTTAGAGATAGACCTATTTCTAAAGAATCTACATTTATAGGGGAAGTATCTCTTACAGGTGAGATAAAAGATGTTTATTCTATTGATTTAAGATTAAAAGAAGCGCAAGCACAAGGGATAAGAAAAGCTGTAATCGCTCAAAAAACAAATCTAAAACTTGATTTAAAAACCTTTGCAGTAGATGAAGTATCTAAGATGATAGAGCTATTTTAA
- a CDS encoding thioesterase family protein — translation MQLENGTSDFIEFKVDRKDLAKNLGISKEDNFPEVFATARMIALMEASAAKVLIPFLNEGELSVGVEVNVKHLAPTLCGDIVKSTATFVGMEGKLYKFSIEVEDSGGKIGEGTHTRAIVTKDRLMAGANKRVGK, via the coding sequence ATGCAATTAGAAAATGGAACTAGTGATTTTATTGAATTTAAAGTTGATAGAAAAGATTTAGCTAAAAATTTAGGTATCTCAAAGGAAGATAACTTTCCTGAAGTTTTTGCAACTGCAAGAATGATTGCCTTAATGGAAGCTAGTGCAGCAAAAGTTTTAATCCCTTTTTTAAATGAAGGTGAATTATCTGTTGGTGTTGAAGTTAATGTTAAACATCTTGCTCCAACTCTTTGTGGAGATATTGTTAAATCTACAGCAACTTTTGTTGGAATGGAAGGTAAACTTTATAAGTTTTCTATAGAGGTTGAAGATTCAGGTGGAAAAATAGGTGAGGGTACTCACACAAGAGCGATTGTTACAAAAGACAGACTTATGGCAGGAGCTAATAAAAGAGTAGGGAAATAG
- the ybeY gene encoding rRNA maturation RNase YbeY, which yields MIDLDNQTDFNIDISSLENIVEDLTQKDIELIIVNNDAIKELNKEHRNIDKATDVLSFPLEFEMPNMPLGSIIVSVDFVEEKAKEYNHSLEDEFKLLFIHGLLHLLGFDHEVDNGEHRKKEEELINKYNLPKSLIVRNS from the coding sequence ATGATTGATTTAGATAATCAGACCGATTTTAATATTGATATCTCTTCTTTAGAAAATATAGTTGAAGATTTAACACAAAAAGATATTGAATTAATAATAGTTAATAATGATGCGATAAAAGAGTTAAATAAAGAACACAGAAATATTGATAAAGCAACTGATGTTTTAAGTTTTCCACTTGAATTTGAAATGCCAAATATGCCTTTAGGCTCAATTATCGTTTCAGTTGATTTTGTGGAAGAAAAAGCAAAAGAATATAATCATAGTTTAGAAGATGAGTTTAAACTTCTTTTTATTCATGGTTTACTTCATCTATTAGGGTTCGATCATGAAGTTGATAATGGCGAGCATAGAAAAAAAGAGGAAGAATTGATAAATAAATATAACTTGCCAAAAAGTTTAATAGTAAGGAATTCATAA